The Acidobacteriota bacterium genomic sequence ACACCCCGGCGCCTTCGGAGCTGAGGAGGAAGAAAAGCCAGAACGCCACCAGGTTGAGGGCGAAAAAGGTGTAGGAGAGTGGGATGAATATGCGTCGCGGCAGACGCGAAACCAGGGCGGTGAAGAGGGGATGGACCAGGAGCATCCCGAGCAGGGTCCCGAGAAACAGCCACGGCAGGTTTCGAACCCCGCCCGCGACGCCCATATCGTCCCGAATCGGACGGATCACGAAGTAGGCTGCGAGCAGAAGAAAGAAGTACAGGGCCGCCCACAGCATGGGACGGATCTCGTCATCTTCGACGGCAACGATTCTGTTCAAGAAACCCATTTCTTCAAATTAGGAATGAGGAATTATGAATTCTGAATTCCCACCCACCCTCCCGATCCCAGAGGGGGTGGAGGGGAAATCCGAAATCCGAAATTCGAAATCCGAAATGCGCAGGTGGGTGGCATTCCTAATTCCTCCTTCCTAATTCCTCATTTTCGACTGTGCCACGCTTTCAGCACCTTCTCCTCGAGCTCGGCCGGACACCCCGCCCTGGGTTTCGATCTCTTTTCTTCGTCGAGCGAGTTCCAGTACTTCATCGTAGCCACCGCTGTGTCGGCAAGAGGCCTGAAGGTCAGGCCCGCCTCGATGGCGCGATCGATGTTCGAGGCCGCGAAGCCGGCGTACTCTCCGACCGGAGGCACCCAGACCGTCATGTGCATCCACGGCTGGACCTCGTGCTCCTCGAGGAAGTCGGCATCCACCCAGGTGAAGGAGATGTCGTTGTCGACGGTGGCGCGGATTCCGTACAGCATGCCGGCGATCGACATCGGCGAACGTGGACCAACGCCGTTGAAGATGCCGGTGGTGCCGTTCTCGACCAGCCGGATGTTCCACTCGCCGAGATCACGCGCGTCGATGAACTGCACCGGGTCGTCCGGGTTGCCGGGCGCCATCACCTCACCGCCTTTGTAGACCCGAACCGGCCAGTAGGTGAACCTGTCCGAGTAATCGCCGGGGCCGACGATCAGCCCGGGCCGCACTATGCAGGAGCGCTCGTTCGAGAATGCCTTTCTCGCCTCCGCCTCACACCGGGCCTTGAGTGGGCCGTAGTTCTCGCCAGTGATGTCCTTGGTTGTCAGTACCTTGGCCTCGTCCTCCGGCGAAATCCGGCCGACCGGTGCCGTCTCGTCCTGATTCGGGATCGAGGAATCTGCGTAAGCAGAAATCGACGAAGTGTAGAGGTAGTAGTCGGCCGCCTCGGCGAGCAGACCGGCCGACGCAGTCACCCAGCGCGGGATCGACGCGGTGTTGTCAATCACGGCATCCCACCGGCGTCCGGCCTCGACCTGGTCTTCTACAGCGGAAAGGTCGTCCGCTCGATCGCCCCTGAGTTTTTCCAGCTCCGGGAAGAGGTGAGTGTTGGTCTTCCCGCGATTGAACAGGGTGACCTCGTGCCCGCGAGCGATGGCGTAATCGACCATCGGAGGGCCGATGAGTCCGGTGCCGCCGAGGACGAGGATCTTCAACTTCTTGGAAGCCTTTTCCACTGTGGACGGGCCGGTCGAGGCCCGGGCTGTCACGCCGAGGCTGGCGGCTCCGCCGGCCATGATGGACAATTGGA encodes the following:
- a CDS encoding NAD-dependent epimerase/dehydratase family protein, whose protein sequence is MTTSRRDFVQLSIMAGGAASLGVTARASTGPSTVEKASKKLKILVLGGTGLIGPPMVDYAIARGHEVTLFNRGKTNTHLFPELEKLRGDRADDLSAVEDQVEAGRRWDAVIDNTASIPRWVTASAGLLAEAADYYLYTSSISAYADSSIPNQDETAPVGRISPEDEAKVLTTKDITGENYGPLKARCEAEARKAFSNERSCIVRPGLIVGPGDYSDRFTYWPVRVYKGGEVMAPGNPDDPVQFIDARDLGEWNIRLVENGTTGIFNGVGPRSPMSIAGMLYGIRATVDNDISFTWVDADFLEEHEVQPWMHMTVWVPPVGEYAGFAASNIDRAIEAGLTFRPLADTAVATMKYWNSLDEEKRSKPRAGCPAELEEKVLKAWHSRK